The Lycium barbarum isolate Lr01 chromosome 11, ASM1917538v2, whole genome shotgun sequence genome contains the following window.
TACACACTATTAAAAAAGTGAAGGAAAATATACCCTTTATCCCATTTTTCGAGTCTTTACAATCTACATGAATGAGATTATGACATCAAAGCACGCTAAACTTCTATCTACACTTGATCCAATATTCCTTATTATCTACCAAATCTTTCAATCCTCCTCCGCCGTAATTCCTCCAAAGATAGATCATGTATTTCACTTGTTGGAACAGGGGATGATGGTCCATCGTCAGCACGACCTGTGCCACACATTTCACAAACATTTAACCTACCTGAATTGTCAAACGTACATGCCTGACATCTCCACATTTGAAGTGTATCTCGTGCATTCCTTCCACCAGTGGTTCCTCTCCCAGTAATTCTTGGTCGGATACGCAGTAAGCTCTTCACTAATCTTAAAGGCCAGTTCAGTGCATAGCTAAAACCTCTCATCAACTGTCTAACTGGATTCGGACCTGAATATGATGCTTTTAATCGCAAATACAGAAGGCCAGCTAGTATTCCACCCAGGTGGCCAAGAAATGAGACACCAGGGACAAACATTTGTATGAGAATAAGTTCCGCCCAGGCAGCATAACGAGTTGGAACCATAAgtccatgtatatatgtatactcaTCTGATTGTGCATTGGCCACAACTTTCATGGCAAAGAGGACACCAGAAAACCCAAGCGAGTATTCATTGTAGTAGGGTCTCTCGTAATCAAAGAAGATCAGAAGTGATTTTGCAAGCAACAGTGTGACACCTTGGGACATAGAAACTAAGGTTGCAACCATTGATGTGAACTCTGCACTACCCATAGATGTCTCCAACTGAATACCCTTCCACAAAAGTGAAAGCATATTGTACACCAGGTGAGATTCATTGATGTGGAAGAATGGTGACAGGAAGAATCGCTTGAGGTCCTTGTACTGCACCAGTAAAAGCAAAAGTAAATTCAGCATAATAGTCTGAAATTTGACCTCCAAAAACTATTGATGACAGTTAAAGCTCTAGAAAATAGATTAAATGTGGCACATATTGCTTATTAGTATCGCATCAAAGAAGTAGTATCTACTCAAAGGGCACCAGCAATATGGAAATGTGATAAATCAACCCCACTAAACAGGTTGTGAGATCCTTATTGATATCTTCGAATTGGTTTTAACTTTATGAACAAATTCATGAGTCCACTCTGGAGACAAAACTCAGAATTACATTCAACGATACCACAACATATCCAGTAACTTCATGTAGAGGCAACAAATTAATTACACTTTTGATCTCTTGTTATTTGTACCCTGCAAAACCCTATTGAGAGATTTACAGCTAGAGTGCAGGAACTTGTAACCTGAAGAGGGAATCAATAGAAGCCGTATAAGTTCATCCGTATTTAAGAAAACCTTTACCCATGCTAAGCTCATTTTATTATAAGAATAAATAaagctactccctccgtccccatttatgtgaaggtgtttgaatggacacggagtttaagaataaaatgaagactttttaaacttgtggtctaaaacaaaccatagacatttgtgtggctataaattattgcATTAAGGGTAAAGTGgtacgccccccccccccccccccccccgttccATTTTACTTGGCCCTTGTTGACTTAGCACTCCTTTTAAGAAACTATTTATTAAGGGTTTGTTTTACTACATTACCCTTGGTAATTGTGCCTTGTTTGACTACTATTACTTTATATAGTTCTTTAATGATAGTGGCATGCTAAAATGGACAAGTAACAAGGAAAATCTATTTTTACTATGAAGGGCTAAGTAAaattgaacggagggagtaagtttaaagttaaattgttattaaatatagaaaagtatcattctttttaagactgactaaaaaggaaagagtgtcacataagtTGGGACAGACGGAGTATCATTTATCAAAAAGCAGTTCTTCTCTGCAGTGATCAAACAACCGGAAAGACATCATGTCCCTCATCAAGTTAACATTTAGAGACAGAATATCATCATAAGTTCATAGCAAAAGCAACTAAACtgaagaaaaacaacaaaaatcaaaCTTCCAGTTACATATGAAGAAACAACATTTAAGCAAATGGACCAAATTTCTAGTGGAGCTGCTAAATCATTGTCATAGGAACTTAGGCTTCAAAATCCTCTACTAAGAAGATAGCATCATGCAATAGAATATGTAATCCCTGAAAATTACAGCTTGGTTGGATGGTTATTACAGATCACTTCATAACTTATCATATTGTGTGGTGTTGTACTTAattgttttgatgaatacaaCATTTGGATACCATACCACACAGCAATCTGAAGGATAAATCTATAAGAAAAAGTAGGGTACCACTACTAGAAACATAGGCTTATCCCACCGCGAATCAGTGGGAAATTTGtattataaaacatgattttcctatCTCATTCCCATCGAACCAACTCACTGAGAAGACGCCTGGTGGGAAACAAATTCTCATCGAAACGCTGGAAAACTTCCTAACTTTTCTGTGTGAAAACACTACTAATTTCTCTTTTCCCACCGATTAAATCAAATATCCGTGGGAATATTCACTGAACATTTTTCAATGGAAAAATAGTAACTTCTAGTAGTGATAGAGTTATTATAAAAAAAGAATACACGATAGAGTTATTATATAAAAAATAGAGTTACTAAAAAATAGGATACAGGATAGAGTTactatataaaaaattaaaaaaagtggGGCACAGATAgggttattatatatatatatatatatatatatatattaaaaaaaaaaaagtatggtaAAGGATAGCAAGATGAAAAAAGATGACCACACTAGATCGGTCGTTACCTAGTTCGCCCATTTTTGTCTTTACATAACTATGAATTAacatataaaataatataataaaatttaagtaacaatTAAAGCAGACATTATATTTAAAGTAACAAGAGAATAACAATCCAAACAAGCAGTTAAAGTCGCAATTAAGGTCGCAATTAagacacaaaaaaaaaggggggggggggggggtattgatTACCTTAAAGATAAGGTGAGGATTAAACCAGACTTGATCAGTGGTTGGGAGAAGATAATTAAGAAATTTGGGCCTCAAGTAAATGAGTGTATTAGCAGCAAGAAGTGAAGCAGTAATAGGGGGTTTCCTATCTAATCTGGAATACTCGCTAACTGTATGAAGAGCAAGCAGAGGAATCATACCACGAGATATTGATCCCCATTTTCCACTTCCTCTTTCCATAccctattaatttggaatttgatcAAATTTGTGAAGCTTGCGATTAATACTGCAAGGTGAAATCGTGTGAAATGGAACTTTTTTCGTTTGTACAAATCTTGGTGAACAAGTTTACAGAGCATTCCAGATGCTTCTCTTACCTGTGACGCTACGGTTTAATAGCTTTGATAATACActcttgtttggatggttgtttgcCGCGGGTTCATTACCGTACACTATGGTAACATTTATGTTTTGTTTGGTTTGACATATGTGTATGGTActtaagtttactaaaatattttttaattctttattagaaattagtttatatatataatattaataaaATTTAGGTAAATGATAAAATAGGAATTTTAATAAATAAGTAAGTTGTGTGTGGGATAGTCATTGggtgggtggtggaggggtgggtggttgtgggataagggtgggggtagtgggtgatAGGGTGGGGTGAGTGGTTATGGGGAGGTGTTGGGGGTGGTGagggggtagtgggtgggggtggtggaggtgGAGGGGTCGGTGGTTGTGGGttgagggtgggggtagtgggtagtAGCGTGGGGTGAGGGTAGAAGTGGGATGGTGGAGGGTGgagtataatggagaaatgaaatacgtaatcaCGCAAAAATCATTAATCCGTGAttacaaatattaaattttttcaTGATTATATAACCACAGAGTTACAGCGggtttactgtcacgacccagccagtggaccatgacaggtacccggagctgactaccgagcactacTCATTATGCTAACCATCATACCCTACCTGTACACACATAATCACCaaggcaatacatatatatatacataagccctcacgactgTAAAATGATATACACTGGGGTGATCATAAGACCTTCATTACCCACACgaatgtatctacgagcctctaactagagtactgaacataaggacgagacaggaccccatcgtgccctaatatatacataaaaaaatatatcGAAACTGCACCTCCAGAGTagggaagtgctcctgtgcaagctgatctgactcctaaggatctggaccgtctctttgtctacctgtgggcatgaacatagtgtCCAACAGAAAACGACGTCAGTataaaaaatgtactgagtatgtaaggcatacatggtaacataataaggaaatgtaGACAGCATAAGAAGAGagtaactgtaactgcttgcctcttgaggcggaatcatgcatacTAGCTCATATAtaagcatcatcatatcatgtatacatatatatatatataaattgtccgaccatgtaggtacggtgtgatcatcattagcccgcgtctgggcctcccgcgtacggggtaaacatctcaagccgcccactagtggtgtctgcccatgccatctagacatggtgtatatgtcgcccgccttagcggtgtcttcccggccatataggtacagtgtaatctcctcattatatacttatcataaaacatgcataagaactcaagtgaaaactacaactctatcagggtgacgtaaagtcgagaacccccgattccattatggagtattcatgatcatcatatctcaccttgaaggaactagcattactAGCAACAATGACTAGCATCAAGGATGTAAGGATCACTAGCCTCATAGTAATATCatgtcataagctttagaatctctagacatagatttatcatcattaccatggacatatctcatctttatctcctaagaagctcttaagaatatttaactttcatcttttgggatataaaaaggtcatgggaattaccggaaagaaatcacaatatataagaatcatgcctttgaaagaagggctagccttacatacctttatatctttttaactttattgcctacttgcttgcctttcgagctcgcgattctaccttcaagagaatttgtactaagattagacaaccggaaacatacttaggcttaagctaaagcaactaagagttaatgaaaatttggcgacatttcctttgtttcgacaacttcttccataaaataagataaccctcaaacatcaataagaacacccatGATAACATAATTaataaattcttcaagttaaacattgtttacttcttaaatccaccttcaaaatcatccataaccatacctatgATACAACTTcacattcattctcatataacacTCATTTagcatcatttgtattattcaacacaagattgtactcataacacgTCAAAAACTATTATTCAAGTTAAGTCTATCactcaagaatatcactatttccatatttgcactccatatccttctcccttccataatctaagtcttttaacctctcaatattcttaataacatgaattgaacataatactcacctttgatggtgtaggaatggacttggATGAgagtacttcacttggagaaaaccctacttcaacaccgaagagattcttggtttccacaaaccctagagagtatccttgcacttgattctactaattcttggtgtttactccttgattttccttggatatatgatgatatgatgagggattttttctagaaccttcaagacttggagagagaatgaaatctgaaaatttggagCATGGCTcatctatttatagctgaaactggaaagttccagaaaagtgggtcgacgacccgtcggcgtgtcgacggtccgtcaacttaCACCCGAGAATCTCTGATTGCAGAAACGTGTCGACGGTTGGGTCGATGGTCCGTCAACTTGGTCCGTCGACTTGCGCCTGCAGATCTCAGTCTATAGAAACatattgacggtgcacagtgacggtccgtcgacatgtcgacggcccgtcggcacgtcgacggcccgtcggcactgactggtgtctgcaaAATTTCATGAATCTGTTCAGATTTCGCTGATTCGATCCGTTCGACTTCTAAccctgtaaatcaccaggaatacctgttAGTACGTTTGTATTCGGGGTAAGGTATCCTCTACCTTAACTATCTCCAACGAGCTTTCTTATcctgcctcaaatgtctttggaatcttaattaggaacatcaagtatcccttcttacttatagggacatcatatacatctcaccctgcgttagtctatttgccgcacaacgacatgaatttttttttcccgaggtgtaacatttacaacatcataccacataattttaaaaataatggatacaaacatgatttcatagaaatcatacattaatgaaccacgggaacaACTATCCAAACTGGGGGTTGGTTTTCCAAAAATTAgttatgtgatttttttttttaaataactttGAGAAGAAGGTGGTATTATTTTGTCTTAAGATATTTGTGTTAGGATTAAAATATTTTTCACCccacaccaattttttttttttattggaacaATTTTGATGAGTTCTATATATAGATAAGAACGAATCGGATCGACTAGACTGATATGATAGATGGAATAGTAATTTGTGTTATATGGGTTGGGCTCCCCCGGTACATGATCCCTCCATTTCATCAAGTACACCTTTATAAATTTGATATGTGTACTCCTAAAAATCTAATGGATCAGATttatagtctgtttggccaagcttataaaaacaacttattttaaaaagtacgtttttcaaaaaaatacttttgactaaaagtagtttgtgtttggccaattaatttaaaaagtgcttttgagaagcaattagtgtttgaccaagtttttaaaaaatacttctaagtgtatttttctcaaaagtacttttcaaaaaagtgtttttggacaaaagctattttttttaggttctgaaaaactgtttctgctactctccaaaagcacttattttttcTTCCAAAAGCTTAGCCAACCACGtcacattttttaaaataaacacttattaaaaaaataagtacatttggagaaaaataagtttggccaaacagggtATTAATCAATTAACCAAAGCATTTAACTATGGTAAACAATGCTCTCTCCTCACGTTGCCTGACATGAATTCCTTGTTTTGCTCTCAAACCTTTTAAGAAAAAGCATCATCATTCATTCCCAAATTTCAAATCATTGGCAGTAGTTAATAATCTTCTTTCTTCAACTCTGTCTTCCATTTCTCTTCAGTTCTTTAGATTATTAACTACTACTACTACGACTGTGTTTCTTATTAAATGCCGGGAAAACACCTTTCATCCTTATTTTCCCCGTCATATTTTCCAAGTTCGTTATGTTCATTTCCTTAACTTAGATTTGCATTGAAATAATCGAAAGGAAAAGATTTTAATTTAGAGATTTTGAACTCTCAAACAAGAAGATAGAAATGGAGAAAGAATTCTTTTCGAAAAACCCACATAAGAAATCGAAAAAGATAAAAGCAAAAATTGAAAAAATGTCACATCAGAAGAACCAAGCTACTGGTGATATAAACTTGAACTGACAAAATTCGAATGGGTTACTGTGTTTTCTGTGAAGATTAGGAAGATTAGAATTTTTTTAGAGTAGAGTTTGGGGAATTGTGAGGAGAGAGAATTGATTACCTTAGTTAAATGCATTGATTACATCTGATCCATTAGATTTTTAGGAGGACACATGTCAAATTTATAAAGGTATACTTGATGAAATGGAGGGATCATGTAACCGAGGGGAGCCCAATCCGTGTTATATATTTAGTTAGGTCCTTGTCTATCTTTCATTATCTTCCGCTCTCCTCCTATAGATTGGGTATTGATTATCTTTGGGAGCCAAGTCGAATATATCGGTGGTCTTGTGAGTGGTTGATAAACTGTCTTTTTGTATCTTTAGGGAGTCCCATAGCAATTCCCCCTACTCTTTTCTAGTTAAATATCAAACTGTTGTCTATAACACCATTCAAATTTATAATGTGCGCCTAATCCACACATCACGTGTTGCGCTCTTACCACTAGACTAAAGCCTTAGACTATCACCTCACACCAATTTTTAAAATTATCATTGAAACCGTATAATATTATTCCATTGTATATCtactatgtaaaaaaaaaaatgaaaatctgcGCCTAAAATGGGGGAGAGAAAAAAAGATGGCAAAGAAGCAATGAGATTTCTCTAAACGACAGTGCAAACTAAAATTTGGATACAGAACTTTcttcaaagagctcaaaaatcagtgAAGTGGAATTAACTCATGCAAATCGAACTAATTGGAGATGATTCGAAATTCCCTGTGTTTTGTCGACCCGTGGTTTGGTCTCTGGCTGCATGTGTTTATTTCTTCTTTCAGTATGCTGCAAATTCTGATTTCTTAACACATTACTCGCTGCATTTGGCAAACGCCTTTGAATAATGCAGATCTCTTCTATCAAAGAAGCTAAATTTCTTCTTGGAAGGAGAGAGATTTGAGGTTTAATGAGGTGTCTTTGTCAGCATAAGTAAACAGCCATTGGACAATTTACTATACTTGCTCATAGCCATCAAAAACTTCCCTGATCGgaaaaaataaagtatatgaagAAGCCGGCTAACCGACAGACAGTGGGAGCAACTTAAAGCATATTGGCGAACTACTGAATTTATCGCCAAGTTTGAGCAGGCAAAGGCTACCCTTGCGTCCCAGAAAGGTGGCTCTTTACACACTGCAGGGGCAAAAAGTTAGAGACACGTGGCTAGAAAAATGGTAAGTAGTTTTACACTTTTAAAGTTATTTACGATCAATATGTTATTATTGATGAGTTATTAATTCTGTGTTTAACTTTTTTGTAGAAAGAGGCGTTCTTATATCTGTAAGCAGAAAAATGAAAACAATGGCTGCTTACACGCTCTGTTTCCTCAGCCTTACTGGAGAAAATGTACTGTTGATTTGATCCAATGAAGGTAAATTCCACCAAAGTAAGGACTTCTATCTGTTCACTTGGATTACATATTACAAGTCAAAATCATAGATGCAGAAGTTGATCTAAGATTGACGATTCAAGGACATCAACAAATCCAATAAAATTTCTTTTCACGATCAGAAGTCCACTGGCACTCTACTCTCCTTTTCACAGTTCCAGAAATACAGATAGCCCATGGAATGAGCATTAACACACCAGAACGCGTGCTCAGTGCAATAACCAATCCTGGCCGTCCTACACCTTAGAGCTACTTCCTACTTGGGCTAGACACTCTCTCACCAGAATATTTTGACTGAATACTAGGTCCCTAGAAAATTTAGGAGCAAGCTTAGAGGTATAGCCTCCCATGACATTGGGCGAACCACGTAAATACTAGTATCAACAATATACACCAACTAACAAATACAATAAACATTAGCACCCTCCAAATTGGTTTCTCATGAACACAATTCATCCCCAGCTTTCCAAGGATGCAACAAGTAGAG
Protein-coding sequences here:
- the LOC132619199 gene encoding rhomboid-like protein 14, mitochondrial isoform X1 — translated: MERGSGKWGSISRGMIPLLALHTVSEYSRLDRKPPITASLLAANTLIYLRPKFLNYLLPTTDQVWFNPHLIFKYKDLKRFFLSPFFHINESHLVYNMLSLLWKGIQLETSMGSAEFTSMVATLVSMSQGVTLLLAKSLLIFFDYERPYYNEYSLGFSGVLFAMKVVANAQSDEYTYIHGLMVPTRYAAWAELILIQMFVPGVSFLGHLGGILAGLLYLRLKASYSGPNPVRQLMRGFSYALNWPLRLVKSLLRIRPRITGRGTTGGRNARDTLQMWRCQACTFDNSGRLNVCEMCGTGRADDGPSSPVPTSEIHDLSLEELRRRRIERFGR
- the LOC132619199 gene encoding rhomboid-like protein 14, mitochondrial isoform X2 → MLCKLVHQDLYKRKKFHFTRFHLAVLIASFTNLIKFQINRVWKEEVENGDQYLVYKDLKRFFLSPFFHINESHLVYNMLSLLWKGIQLETSMGSAEFTSMVATLVSMSQGVTLLLAKSLLIFFDYERPYYNEYSLGFSGVLFAMKVVANAQSDEYTYIHGLMVPTRYAAWAELILIQMFVPGVSFLGHLGGILAGLLYLRLKASYSGPNPVRQLMRGFSYALNWPLRLVKSLLRIRPRITGRGTTGGRNARDTLQMWRCQACTFDNSGRLNVCEMCGTGRADDGPSSPVPTSEIHDLSLEELRRRRIERFGR